In Paenibacillus larvae subsp. larvae, the following proteins share a genomic window:
- a CDS encoding S-layer homology domain-containing protein: MNRKFRKLIHLTMILALMLSLLPALPASAAPTIKILNMYTDTTDGKPTNENQVTRVTKNPVQIKASIQDISESQISTIYYELTNMSTGKTTVVNTVKPSKIGPNEITFDNVTLTEGLNKVVVIMGDTNKLVSAPGWITYTPTTNLTDFKINNEEMVEGKMYPGNRNNLKAGVTAVDIKAKVSNADTVKANVEGSGKVKIGVINRRDGNVYFRADDKTKYACDSSGDLCLRPGDNKLNFVSENASNSYYTTKSFVYDNGKPFAFNVSATAGGKTAKLVDTPTFDKKDITFSASLKVDYDTGTALKYDKGSISLNGLLIADGLNFNDPSAVNLPGVTFTKNSSLSRSGEYAVFDVKVTVDAAKWNEKANPQAVNFSFADSSNRLPKIDSTYNFNYVDGKLAYITDVKMVIGQNSKTKEDIEVSLSETSTNEINELPVKLNIYANANTAKVKAVVDGKETELTKQGDKFVYTLDNLTDGLKELTLTPIDGSGNPNNSGFKKYSIQINNAPYIIAHQITSPGNTGIVIGDPKELQCDGQAYCISGKVVNFDPSGTNNYVEMYLNDKMIRLNVDKDTWTFKADLNEFVKQYGKNDPNVTIDDFFHEGKNEIKFNIYVDGRKITTSTHNVILVSNDAPLITSFAPDADDNVFSPGQYPDSYVTNQKTVKFKGKYALEKNGTLTMKVRYKNGGSSEYMQIPVKGGTAAISGNDVINTVSQTSEAGNYFTSNLQSGSDFYTNEIKLAANGETIIEFQLVNSGNVTVTKTITIARQNSAFVIKKPLLTYNSNKELQANINSNFYQIEIEAEGADSITYNKDTIAKNPANPNLFKFEARDLKAGKNTIKFTVNRGKDKVNGSFVLYNTNTPVQGAQYLTDLKTNLNVFDNNIKLKFDKDTNLMRYKPTSEHEQFITNERKLFFGIADSEDGRVDKMDHAPNDYARSLIMNKSLTDSFSPASDLYIIDSGVIGERGPKEDKQEYLEKGLKGRGQDPYDGDAAYFSRNVEDTVVPTKRGTLTLKYNKNIRDDAWKYITVFYFDTYERYDSMTDRKWVNLGGVVDTKSKTITVPFDKFGYYQVMYMGKGFDDITGHPWARDILDMLFSKGIMKNTSPYSFGPNESVTRGEFVSMLVKIFEIPLDYDGAPTFYDVPKRDPSETDVYDYKYIETAARVGIVRGTGGNRFSPDGLLTRQDAAIMIAKASNAKINNDPDKVLASLQKMFTDANEIDYYARTSVEAIAKSKLISGKPNVMLPGDKKETFRFDPLETMTRAEAGAVANNVMKQQNKVPK, encoded by the coding sequence GTGAACAGGAAATTTCGTAAGCTGATCCACTTGACGATGATCCTGGCCTTGATGTTATCCCTCCTTCCCGCTCTGCCGGCTTCTGCCGCTCCGACCATCAAGATTTTGAACATGTATACGGACACGACAGACGGGAAGCCGACGAACGAGAATCAAGTCACAAGGGTAACCAAGAATCCGGTTCAGATCAAAGCAAGTATTCAGGATATCAGTGAGTCACAGATCAGTACCATTTATTACGAACTGACAAATATGTCTACAGGTAAAACTACTGTGGTGAATACCGTTAAGCCTTCCAAGATAGGACCGAACGAAATTACGTTTGATAACGTAACATTGACCGAAGGACTTAACAAAGTGGTAGTGATTATGGGAGATACCAACAAACTGGTCTCTGCACCGGGATGGATTACCTATACTCCGACCACAAACCTGACCGACTTCAAAATCAATAATGAAGAGATGGTTGAAGGTAAAATGTACCCCGGCAACCGCAATAACCTGAAAGCCGGCGTTACGGCTGTGGATATTAAAGCCAAAGTCAGCAATGCCGATACGGTAAAAGCGAATGTCGAGGGCAGCGGCAAGGTAAAAATAGGCGTCATCAACCGCCGTGACGGCAACGTCTATTTCCGTGCGGATGACAAGACGAAGTATGCTTGTGATTCTTCAGGGGATCTTTGTCTGCGCCCAGGGGACAACAAGCTTAATTTTGTCTCCGAAAATGCCTCCAATTCTTACTATACAACCAAAAGCTTTGTGTATGACAACGGGAAACCGTTTGCCTTTAATGTAAGTGCAACAGCAGGCGGGAAAACGGCCAAATTGGTGGATACTCCGACTTTTGATAAGAAAGACATAACATTCAGCGCAAGCCTGAAAGTGGATTATGATACTGGAACGGCTCTGAAATACGATAAGGGAAGTATTTCCCTGAACGGTCTGCTTATTGCTGACGGATTGAACTTTAACGATCCTTCTGCCGTAAATCTGCCTGGTGTTACTTTTACGAAGAACAGCAGCCTCTCCCGTTCCGGGGAATATGCCGTCTTTGATGTAAAGGTTACAGTAGATGCGGCCAAATGGAATGAAAAAGCCAATCCGCAAGCCGTGAACTTTAGTTTTGCAGACAGTTCCAACCGTCTGCCTAAAATCGATTCCACCTATAACTTTAATTATGTTGATGGGAAGCTCGCCTATATCACCGATGTAAAAATGGTAATAGGCCAAAATTCCAAGACCAAGGAAGATATTGAAGTTTCCTTAAGTGAAACCAGTACGAACGAAATCAATGAGCTTCCGGTAAAGCTGAATATCTACGCCAATGCCAACACAGCTAAAGTGAAAGCTGTTGTGGACGGTAAAGAGACCGAGCTGACCAAGCAAGGCGACAAATTTGTTTACACTCTGGACAATCTGACGGACGGCCTGAAAGAATTAACGCTTACTCCGATTGACGGTTCCGGTAATCCGAACAACTCCGGATTCAAGAAGTACAGTATCCAGATCAACAATGCTCCGTACATTATTGCTCACCAGATCACCAGTCCGGGCAATACGGGAATCGTTATCGGCGACCCGAAAGAGCTTCAGTGTGACGGACAAGCTTACTGCATCTCGGGGAAAGTGGTGAATTTCGATCCGAGCGGAACGAATAACTACGTAGAGATGTATCTGAATGATAAAATGATCCGCCTGAACGTGGACAAAGACACATGGACATTTAAAGCAGACTTGAATGAGTTTGTTAAGCAATACGGGAAAAATGATCCTAATGTAACCATCGATGACTTTTTCCATGAAGGCAAAAATGAAATCAAATTCAATATCTATGTGGACGGACGCAAAATTACAACCTCCACGCACAATGTCATCCTGGTATCCAATGATGCTCCGTTGATTACTTCCTTTGCACCGGATGCGGATGATAATGTATTCAGTCCCGGACAATATCCGGACTCTTATGTAACGAACCAGAAAACCGTGAAATTCAAAGGAAAGTATGCCCTTGAAAAGAACGGTACCCTGACTATGAAAGTCCGTTACAAAAACGGGGGCTCCTCAGAGTATATGCAGATTCCTGTGAAAGGCGGCACGGCTGCGATCAGCGGAAACGATGTGATCAATACCGTAAGCCAGACTTCAGAGGCAGGGAACTATTTTACAAGCAATCTGCAGTCAGGCAGTGATTTCTATACCAATGAAATCAAGCTGGCTGCTAACGGGGAAACGATTATCGAATTCCAGCTGGTAAACAGCGGAAACGTCACGGTGACAAAAACGATAACGATCGCCCGCCAAAATTCGGCATTCGTAATTAAGAAACCTCTGCTCACTTACAACAGCAACAAAGAACTACAGGCTAACATCAACAGCAATTTTTATCAGATTGAGATTGAAGCCGAAGGTGCGGACAGCATTACGTACAATAAAGATACGATTGCCAAAAATCCGGCTAATCCGAACCTGTTTAAGTTCGAAGCCAGAGATCTGAAGGCCGGCAAGAATACGATTAAATTCACTGTCAACCGCGGCAAGGATAAAGTGAACGGTTCTTTCGTCCTGTACAATACCAATACGCCTGTACAGGGTGCCCAGTACTTAACTGACCTGAAAACGAACCTGAATGTGTTTGACAATAATATCAAGCTTAAATTTGATAAAGATACCAATCTGATGCGGTATAAACCAACCTCCGAGCATGAACAGTTCATCACAAATGAACGCAAGCTGTTCTTCGGTATCGCCGATTCGGAAGATGGCCGCGTCGATAAAATGGATCATGCACCGAACGATTACGCAAGATCCCTGATTATGAACAAGTCCTTAACGGACTCCTTCAGCCCGGCCAGTGACTTGTATATAATCGATAGCGGTGTGATCGGAGAGAGAGGTCCTAAAGAGGACAAGCAGGAATACCTGGAAAAAGGATTGAAAGGCCGGGGACAAGACCCTTATGATGGGGATGCGGCTTATTTCTCCAGAAATGTAGAAGATACCGTAGTACCGACAAAACGGGGAACTTTAACCCTGAAATACAACAAAAACATCCGGGATGATGCCTGGAAGTACATTACCGTTTTCTACTTTGATACGTACGAACGTTATGACTCCATGACCGACCGCAAATGGGTGAACCTGGGCGGAGTCGTGGATACCAAGTCCAAGACGATTACGGTTCCTTTCGATAAATTTGGATATTATCAGGTCATGTATATGGGCAAAGGATTTGATGATATTACCGGACACCCATGGGCAAGAGATATCCTGGATATGCTGTTCTCCAAGGGCATTATGAAGAATACATCTCCGTATTCCTTTGGACCGAATGAATCCGTAACGCGCGGTGAGTTTGTATCCATGCTGGTGAAGATCTTTGAAATTCCGCTGGATTATGATGGCGCTCCAACCTTCTACGATGTGCCTAAGCGGGACCCTTCCGAAACGGACGTTTACGATTACAAGTACATTGAAACCGCGGCCCGTGTCGGTATTGTCCGGGGTACGGGAGGCAACCGTTTTAGTCCTGACGGATTGCTGACCCGCCAGGATGCTGCCATTATGATTGCCAAGGCGTCCAACGCTAAGATAAACAATGATCCGGATAAAGTTTTGGCAAGTTTGCAGAAGATGTTTACGGATGCCAATGAGATCGATTACTATGCGAGAACCAGTGTTGAAGCCATTGCGAAGAGCAAACTGATCTCGGGTAAACCGAATGTAATGCTTCCCGGAGACAAGAAAGAAACGTTCCGTTTTGACCCGCTGGAAACGATGACCCGGGCAGAAGCAGGTGCCGTAGCTAATAACGTCATGAAACAGCAAAACAAAGTACCGAAATAA
- a CDS encoding glycosyltransferase family 4 protein, producing the protein MYAFNVIGFIVACLFALLLTPLVKKFAFWVGAVDAPNHRKVHTRIMPRLGGLAIFIAFVGAYCVISPVIGAFHTEATIPMLLGGFVIVLTGALDDRFELSPKMKLLGQLIAAIMVVVSGLQIDVVKIPFTGSEWVIPNVISIPLTIIWIIGVSNAINLIDGLDGLSAGVSGIATATMMVLAIMMPEPTVVLFSVILLGSIVGFLFYNFHPAKIFMGDSGALFLGYALATLSIMGFKQAAVLSLLTPILILGVPLSDTFFAIVRRYVNKKPISVADKNHLHHCLLQLGFSHRTTVLIIYGIALFFGGCAILFNQVGQWWAVAGVVVLSVILIVGAEAIGIISKSRKPVLGLLQKMRMKDSLNSRLPK; encoded by the coding sequence ATGTATGCATTCAATGTTATAGGGTTTATTGTAGCGTGCCTGTTTGCCCTGCTGCTTACACCGCTGGTGAAGAAATTCGCTTTTTGGGTAGGAGCAGTGGACGCGCCCAATCATCGTAAGGTACATACGAGGATTATGCCGCGCCTCGGAGGCCTTGCTATCTTTATTGCATTTGTCGGAGCTTATTGTGTTATTTCTCCCGTAATTGGCGCCTTTCATACTGAGGCAACGATTCCTATGCTGCTTGGCGGTTTCGTCATTGTATTAACAGGAGCGCTGGATGACCGCTTCGAACTGTCTCCGAAGATGAAGCTTCTGGGACAGCTTATCGCGGCAATTATGGTGGTAGTGTCCGGTCTTCAAATCGACGTAGTTAAGATTCCTTTTACGGGCAGTGAATGGGTAATCCCGAATGTCATCAGCATTCCTCTGACGATCATTTGGATCATCGGTGTATCGAATGCTATTAACCTCATTGACGGACTGGACGGACTTTCTGCCGGGGTGTCGGGAATTGCGACAGCTACTATGATGGTCCTGGCCATCATGATGCCGGAACCAACGGTCGTCCTATTCTCTGTTATCCTGCTTGGAAGTATTGTAGGATTTCTGTTCTACAACTTCCATCCGGCCAAAATCTTTATGGGTGACTCGGGAGCGCTTTTCCTGGGCTATGCCTTAGCTACATTATCGATCATGGGCTTCAAGCAGGCCGCGGTATTGTCGCTGCTTACCCCGATCCTGATTCTGGGTGTGCCGCTATCAGACACATTCTTCGCCATTGTACGGCGTTATGTGAATAAAAAGCCGATTTCAGTTGCCGACAAGAATCACTTGCATCACTGTTTGCTCCAGCTTGGTTTTTCACATCGAACTACGGTGCTGATAATTTACGGAATTGCTCTTTTCTTCGGCGGGTGTGCGATTCTGTTCAACCAGGTAGGTCAATGGTGGGCTGTGGCAGGAGTAGTCGTACTGAGCGTGATCCTGATTGTAGGAGCCGAAGCTATCGGAATTATCAGCAAGAGCCGCAAGCCGGTGTTGGGTCTATTGCAAAAAATGAGAATGAAAGATTCTTTAAACAGCAGATTACCGAAATAA
- the csaB gene encoding polysaccharide pyruvyl transferase CsaB, producing MGAEAKRLVLSGYYGFGNSGDEAVLQSILLALKQQGEVWGIPIHPVVLSANPEQTSKMYGVEAFHRMKPVQVWNALRSSDGLISGGGSLLQDATSSKTIPYYLAIIKLAQWQNKPVFVYSQGVGPVHNHKFYNWIRSTLDRCAYISVRDRESAQLLGEMRLPAERIAVVPDPVMGLPLRTETGPGSREEVPIVGVSVRFWNQDRSELEALAGALGQLHAETGIKLRFLPFHLPSDTEASEYVMERLSPEARGPAAIVAGITHPQDMLAEVSACDLLIGMRLHSLIYAASQYVPMIGISYDPKIDHFLNRLGMQVAASTAAFNPGKVVREALELLQNRKTWVEKKTAAIQKLKEESHEPAKQIAAFLAK from the coding sequence ATGGGCGCCGAAGCTAAAAGATTAGTCTTGTCAGGTTATTATGGCTTTGGCAATAGCGGAGATGAGGCTGTTCTTCAATCTATCCTGCTTGCGTTGAAGCAGCAGGGGGAGGTCTGGGGTATTCCGATTCATCCGGTTGTTCTTTCGGCAAATCCGGAACAGACCAGTAAAATGTACGGTGTGGAAGCTTTCCACCGTATGAAGCCGGTTCAGGTATGGAATGCCCTCCGGTCGAGTGACGGTTTAATCAGCGGGGGAGGCAGTTTGCTGCAGGATGCAACGAGTTCCAAGACCATTCCTTATTATCTGGCCATCATTAAGCTGGCCCAATGGCAGAATAAACCGGTGTTTGTCTATTCACAAGGAGTGGGGCCGGTTCATAACCATAAATTTTACAATTGGATTCGTTCCACATTGGACAGATGTGCTTACATCTCTGTGCGCGACCGGGAATCAGCACAACTGCTCGGCGAGATGCGCCTTCCGGCGGAGCGTATAGCCGTTGTGCCCGACCCGGTCATGGGGCTGCCCCTCCGGACTGAAACAGGTCCTGGCTCCCGTGAAGAAGTACCGATTGTTGGAGTTTCGGTACGCTTTTGGAATCAGGATCGGTCCGAGCTGGAGGCCCTGGCCGGGGCGCTGGGGCAGCTGCACGCTGAGACAGGTATAAAGCTGCGGTTTCTGCCGTTCCACCTGCCTTCCGATACGGAAGCATCGGAGTACGTGATGGAACGGCTGAGCCCGGAAGCCCGCGGGCCAGCGGCAATTGTCGCGGGCATCACGCATCCGCAGGACATGTTGGCCGAAGTAAGCGCCTGTGATCTTCTCATCGGCATGCGGCTTCACTCGCTGATCTATGCCGCTTCGCAGTACGTGCCGATGATTGGCATTTCATATGATCCGAAGATCGATCATTTCCTGAACCGCCTTGGCATGCAAGTAGCCGCATCTACAGCTGCTTTCAACCCGGGCAAGGTAGTCCGGGAAGCATTGGAATTGCTGCAAAACCGCAAAACCTGGGTAGAGAAGAAAACAGCCGCCATTCAAAAGCTTAAAGAAGAATCGCATGAACCGGCAAAGCAGATTGCCGCATTTCTCGCAAAGTAG
- a CDS encoding DUF5693 family protein — protein sequence MGGQNGVNSLVQWYKKGNTVLRKCLWWFVIIGLLASLPLAYVRYETESSAKQVEFVFDYRNLLDIADLRTNPEQFVQDQLKKMKQNGIHSLAVYEATLPELRESRRIEQFTSKEAATLTQTPVKPDENFTYILFKDADTQKQLEPMIKETFAAYNVQTKPWSFKNQPGLVIQMSQDEANLKPMDPDPITLKMLKDEGFNIVARLSNKRPFDEKKMDALLKDLSGYGVSRIVVDGESMPGYDSAKGGENKNNLETMAKLMNKYHMGTATVEIIVKEQPKGFDTIAKETNYNVVRLHSFSEKDSEKLMENVPYAKMKDNIQTVADRFVLAVKDRNIRMVFLHAKPVRNIDNGTIKDPLDNLYKTLTGKDGAIKRIEHDGFKMDKAHAFINNTFDGIGRTICSLLVLLGGVSLITLLVSYFFPWSALAVFVIGLIGTLGLNVLSNHIYSMVMALGTAVSAPSLAVMVAIRSVRTGQVAKSKSAVGFAIWTLIKSTLISAIGILYVVALLNSIVYYLLLEQFRGVGLLHLLPIAIVALYLLFFSEDLSFRGKIDRMKGMLAFNINVLWVAVAAIAGVAAMYYLSRTGNEGQVSGIERTFRAFLENTIGVRPRNKEFLLAHPLFILGAYLAVRYKHAVYLFIVGVIGQLSIVDTFAHLHTPLMISGIRVGIGLVFGIIIGLILVGCCEIVLGSWKKWAPKLKD from the coding sequence ATGGGTGGACAGAATGGAGTGAATAGTTTGGTTCAATGGTATAAAAAAGGAAACACCGTATTGCGTAAGTGCCTATGGTGGTTCGTCATCATCGGACTGCTTGCCTCTTTGCCGCTTGCCTATGTGAGGTATGAGACCGAATCTTCTGCAAAACAGGTAGAGTTTGTATTTGACTACCGGAATCTTTTGGATATTGCTGATCTTCGTACGAATCCGGAACAATTCGTGCAGGACCAGCTGAAAAAAATGAAGCAAAATGGCATACATTCTTTAGCCGTATATGAAGCAACCTTGCCGGAACTTAGGGAAAGCCGCCGTATTGAACAATTCACTTCGAAAGAAGCGGCAACACTTACCCAAACCCCGGTAAAACCTGATGAAAATTTCACTTACATTTTGTTTAAGGACGCCGATACCCAAAAGCAGCTCGAACCGATGATTAAAGAAACGTTTGCTGCATATAACGTCCAGACAAAACCGTGGAGCTTCAAAAATCAGCCCGGTCTGGTTATCCAAATGAGCCAGGACGAAGCTAATCTCAAACCGATGGACCCTGATCCGATAACACTTAAAATGTTGAAAGACGAAGGCTTCAATATTGTGGCCCGCCTTTCCAACAAACGTCCTTTTGATGAGAAAAAGATGGATGCTCTCCTTAAGGATTTATCCGGGTATGGGGTTAGCCGCATTGTAGTAGATGGCGAATCCATGCCGGGTTATGATTCTGCAAAAGGCGGGGAAAATAAGAATAATCTCGAAACGATGGCCAAGCTTATGAACAAATATCACATGGGTACGGCTACTGTCGAGATTATTGTGAAAGAACAGCCTAAAGGCTTCGATACTATCGCCAAAGAAACAAACTATAACGTGGTACGGTTACATTCTTTCTCCGAGAAAGACAGTGAAAAATTAATGGAAAATGTACCGTACGCTAAAATGAAAGACAATATCCAGACCGTTGCTGACCGGTTCGTGCTTGCCGTAAAGGACAGAAACATCCGGATGGTATTCCTGCATGCGAAACCGGTGCGGAATATAGATAACGGTACGATCAAAGATCCGCTGGACAACTTGTACAAAACGCTTACCGGCAAGGACGGGGCTATTAAGCGGATTGAACATGACGGGTTTAAGATGGATAAAGCCCATGCCTTTATCAACAATACCTTTGATGGAATCGGCCGGACGATCTGCAGCTTGCTCGTATTACTTGGAGGAGTGAGCCTGATCACCCTTTTGGTTTCCTATTTCTTCCCTTGGTCCGCACTAGCGGTGTTTGTCATCGGCTTGATCGGGACATTAGGGCTGAATGTATTATCTAACCATATCTATTCGATGGTTATGGCTCTTGGTACGGCGGTCAGCGCCCCGAGTTTGGCTGTTATGGTCGCCATACGTTCAGTACGTACGGGACAGGTTGCCAAATCAAAATCCGCTGTAGGTTTTGCCATATGGACACTGATTAAATCAACCTTGATTTCAGCAATCGGAATTCTGTATGTAGTGGCCTTGCTGAACAGCATTGTATATTATCTGCTGCTAGAGCAATTCCGCGGTGTAGGCTTGCTTCATCTTCTGCCGATTGCTATCGTGGCGCTTTATCTCCTGTTCTTTAGCGAAGACTTGAGTTTCCGCGGTAAAATTGACCGGATGAAAGGTATGCTTGCCTTCAATATCAATGTATTGTGGGTAGCTGTTGCTGCTATTGCCGGCGTTGCTGCTATGTACTACCTGTCCCGGACGGGGAATGAAGGCCAAGTTTCCGGAATCGAGCGGACGTTCCGTGCGTTCCTGGAAAATACGATCGGCGTTCGCCCGCGGAACAAAGAGTTTCTGCTGGCCCACCCTTTGTTCATCCTGGGAGCCTATTTGGCGGTGCGTTATAAGCATGCCGTCTACTTGTTCATTGTAGGGGTTATTGGACAGCTTTCCATCGTGGATACTTTTGCGCATCTGCATACCCCTCTGATGATTTCAGGTATCCGGGTTGGCATCGGATTGGTATTTGGTATTATAATCGGACTGATATTGGTCGGGTGCTGCGAAATTGTATTAGGGAGCTGGAAGAAATGGGCGCCGAAGCTAAAAGATTAG
- a CDS encoding phospho-sugar mutase: MNCIEENYQLWLNAPSVDPETKRELEGLKGNEKEIEDRFYKDLEFGTGGLRGVVGAGTNRMNIYTVGRTTQGLAQYLLETAGESISAVIAYDSRHCSPEFALETALVFAGNGIKAFVFESLRPTPELSFAVRKLKASAGIVITASHNPPEYNGYKAYGADGGQLVPKYAELVLAQVKKVDRFDKVKKLSREEAESRGLLEWIGEQIDQHFIQAVTSLCQHPEVIRQISPDFRIIYTPLHGTGNIPVRKALKTIGFDQVRVVAEQEKPDPDFLTVKSPNPEERAAFTLALKEAKEWDADIIIGTDPDADRMGAVIKNRKGDYIVLTGNQSGAILADYLFRSMKEKGTLPANGVLINTIVTSEMGAEIAKHYGLSTLNTLTGFKYIGEKMTEFERTKEYTYVFGYEESYGYLAGTYARDKDAVVASMLICEAAAFYKSQGKTLYDVLEELYASYGYFLERLESRTFKGKDGVEQINRLMEEWRTNPPLKAADVKVTDMEDYSRGINGLPQENVLKFKLEDGSWFCLRPSGTEPKIKFYIAVKGTSAPQAAEQVERLTSFVLDRVNA, translated from the coding sequence ATGAACTGTATCGAAGAGAATTATCAATTGTGGCTGAATGCCCCTTCCGTTGACCCGGAAACAAAACGGGAACTGGAAGGTCTGAAAGGCAATGAGAAGGAGATTGAAGACCGCTTTTATAAGGATCTCGAATTTGGTACTGGCGGCCTCCGCGGTGTGGTTGGAGCCGGAACGAACCGGATGAATATTTATACAGTAGGACGTACTACCCAGGGATTAGCCCAATATTTGCTGGAAACGGCAGGGGAATCGATATCCGCGGTCATCGCTTATGATTCCCGCCATTGTTCACCGGAATTTGCATTGGAAACGGCCCTGGTATTTGCCGGGAACGGGATAAAAGCTTTCGTTTTTGAATCTCTTCGCCCGACGCCGGAGCTCTCTTTTGCCGTCCGAAAACTGAAAGCTTCTGCGGGGATTGTCATCACAGCAAGCCACAATCCTCCTGAATATAATGGATATAAAGCATACGGGGCGGACGGAGGCCAGCTTGTGCCGAAATATGCGGAACTGGTTTTGGCCCAGGTGAAGAAAGTGGACCGGTTCGATAAAGTGAAGAAACTTTCCCGGGAAGAAGCCGAATCCAGAGGATTGCTTGAGTGGATCGGAGAACAGATAGATCAGCATTTTATTCAAGCTGTGACATCTCTCTGCCAGCATCCGGAGGTAATCAGGCAGATCAGCCCGGATTTCCGGATCATTTATACACCTTTACATGGTACCGGCAACATACCTGTCCGTAAAGCACTGAAAACCATTGGTTTTGACCAGGTCAGAGTTGTAGCAGAACAGGAAAAACCGGACCCCGACTTTCTTACAGTAAAATCACCGAACCCGGAAGAACGGGCCGCTTTCACACTGGCGCTAAAGGAAGCAAAAGAATGGGATGCGGATATTATTATAGGGACCGATCCGGATGCAGACAGGATGGGTGCTGTTATAAAAAACAGGAAGGGCGATTATATTGTCCTGACCGGAAACCAATCCGGGGCTATCCTGGCGGATTACCTGTTTCGGAGTATGAAAGAAAAAGGCACCCTCCCGGCGAATGGTGTATTGATTAACACGATCGTAACGAGTGAGATGGGGGCAGAAATTGCTAAACATTACGGTTTGTCAACCCTGAATACACTGACCGGATTCAAGTACATAGGCGAAAAAATGACCGAATTCGAACGTACAAAGGAATATACCTATGTCTTTGGCTATGAAGAAAGCTATGGATATCTCGCGGGTACTTATGCAAGGGATAAAGATGCCGTTGTGGCATCCATGCTAATCTGTGAAGCGGCCGCTTTTTATAAAAGCCAGGGGAAAACGCTGTATGATGTATTGGAAGAACTATATGCATCGTACGGATATTTTCTGGAAAGGCTGGAGTCGAGGACATTCAAGGGAAAAGACGGGGTTGAACAAATCAACCGCTTGATGGAAGAATGGAGGACAAATCCTCCGTTAAAAGCCGCGGATGTAAAAGTAACCGATATGGAAGACTACAGCCGGGGCATTAATGGACTTCCGCAAGAGAATGTATTAAAATTCAAGCTGGAGGATGGGTCCTGGTTCTGTTTGCGTCCGTCCGGGACCGAACCCAAAATTAAATTCTATATAGCAGTGAAAGGTACTTCCGCTCCCCAAGCTGCTGAACAGGTAGAGCGTCTTACAAGTTTTGTGCTTGACAGAGTGAATGCGTAG
- the fabZ gene encoding 3-hydroxyacyl-ACP dehydratase FabZ: MLDIKQIQEIIPHRPPFLLVDRILEVEEGKRALGIKNVTMNEPFFTGHFPDYPVMPGVLIIEALAQVGAVAILKSEANKGKIALFAGIDHVRIRQQVVPGDTLTLELELTRMRGSFGKGKGTAKVGDNVVLEGELMFALTDPE, encoded by the coding sequence GTGCTGGACATTAAACAAATTCAAGAAATCATTCCTCACCGTCCGCCGTTTTTATTGGTGGACCGTATTTTGGAAGTGGAAGAGGGAAAAAGGGCTTTAGGAATAAAAAACGTGACCATGAATGAACCTTTCTTTACGGGTCATTTTCCGGACTATCCGGTTATGCCGGGCGTGTTGATTATTGAAGCACTCGCCCAAGTAGGGGCAGTGGCCATTTTAAAATCCGAAGCCAACAAGGGAAAAATTGCTCTTTTTGCCGGTATTGATCATGTACGCATCCGCCAGCAGGTTGTACCTGGGGATACGTTGACCCTTGAGCTGGAACTGACCCGCATGAGAGGGAGCTTCGGCAAAGGAAAAGGAACCGCAAAAGTGGGAGACAATGTTGTGCTTGAAGGGGAGCTAATGTTTGCATTGACCGATCCGGAATAA
- a CDS encoding CDP-alcohol phosphatidyltransferase family protein: MNLPNTLTLSRFFLIPAYMYVFYLGYIKTSFIILLLAGLTDIIDGRMARSRGQVTQVGVMLDPLADKLMMITVIISLVLSGRVPWTAAAAIFFRDIGMIVCSAFFHFRGKKTVPANIMGKLTTVLFYIAILLVIFEIPLAIPYLWFVIIVSYITSILYAFQFVTINQGEESKLS; encoded by the coding sequence GTGAATTTACCTAATACACTGACCCTGAGCCGTTTCTTCCTCATTCCTGCCTATATGTACGTGTTCTATCTGGGTTATATTAAAACTTCATTTATTATTCTCCTTCTTGCAGGGTTAACGGATATTATTGACGGGCGGATGGCCAGATCCAGGGGGCAGGTTACCCAGGTGGGAGTAATGTTGGACCCCTTGGCGGATAAATTGATGATGATAACAGTCATCATCTCCCTTGTTTTATCAGGGAGAGTTCCCTGGACGGCGGCAGCAGCTATTTTCTTCCGGGACATCGGCATGATTGTCTGCTCGGCCTTTTTTCACTTCAGGGGCAAAAAGACGGTTCCTGCCAATATAATGGGAAAGCTGACGACGGTCCTGTTCTACATTGCCATTCTGCTGGTTATCTTTGAAATCCCGCTAGCCATCCCATACCTTTGGTTTGTCATCATAGTTTCGTATATAACCTCGATTCTGTATGCTTTCCAATTTGTAACCATTAATCAGGGAGAAGAAAGTAAACTAAGCTAG